In Poecile atricapillus isolate bPoeAtr1 chromosome 29, bPoeAtr1.hap1, whole genome shotgun sequence, the genomic window aCGCTGCTGGGGAATGCCCTGGTGTGCGTGGCCGTGCTGAGGTTCCCACAGCTGCGCTCTAAGGTCACCAACCTGTTTGTGCTCTCCTTGGCCGTGTCTGATCTGCTGCTGGCCGTGCTGGTGATGCCCTGGAGAGCAGCCACCGACGTGCTGGGCTCCTGGCCCTTCGGGGCTTTCTGTGACCTTTGGGTGGCTTTTGACATCATGTGCTGTACGGCCTCCATCCTCCACCTGTGCCTCATCAGCCTCGAGCGCTACTGGGCCATCGCCGACCCCTTCTGCCACCAGAGGAGGGTGACACAGCGCGCGGCTTTGGTCGCCATTGGGGTGGcttggctgctgtccctgctcatcTCCTTGGTCCCCGTGCAGCTGCGGTGGCACAAGGAGCCCCCgagccgggagcagctgggattgAACAGCTCTGTGGAGGAGGGGAGTTGTGATTCCAGCCTCAGCAGGACCTACGCCATCTCCTCATCCCTCATCAGTTTCTACATCCCTGTTGCCATCATGCTGCTCACCTACGGCCGCCTCTTCCTCATCGCCCGGCGCCAGCTCCGCGGGATCTCCTCCCTGGAGAGACCGGCTGGACACGCCTGGAGCTGCCCTCAGGAAATCTCCCTGAAAAACTCCCTCAAGAAGGAGACCAAGGTGCTCCAGACCCTCTCCATCATTATGGGCGTCTTcatgtgctgctggctgccctTCTTTGTGCTCAACTGCCTGGTGCCCTTCTGCAACACCGAGCCGGGCAGCCCGGGAGCGCTGCCATGCGTCAGCAGGACCGTGCTCAGCACCTtcacctggctgggctgggccaaCTCTGCCCTCAACCCCATCATCTACACCTTCAACGCAGAATTCCGCAGCGCTTTCgcctccctgctgggctgggaccaCCTCTGCCCCGGCAGTGCCGTGGAAGTGGTGACCTTCAGCAAGGAGCTGGTGTCCTTCCATCATGATACCGCCGGCCACAGGGCTCTGGAGACCCCCAGCCACCCCCAGCTACTGCCCCATGCTGTGCCGCAGATGGAAAACCACGAGGTGACCTTGGAGAGGGTTTCTCTGGGTTCCTCTCCCCATCAGGAGCCCTTTCCTGAGTGCAGAAGCCCCATCCGGCCGGGGAGGATTCCCCCGCCCTCCCACAGCGCCTTCCACTGAGCCTGGGGTGAGAAAGGAGTGGTGGGAAGGTCTCCAGCAGAGAGGGAagctgggacattcctgttCTCTGAGGAGCTGAGGATAATGAGGGAGTTTCACCCTGATTGCATCACCGAGTGTGGAATAGCCAGAGTGGTtttccaggtgtctccagcCGTGTTTTTGTAACTGAATTTCAGTCCCAGCCCGGGTGGGCAGCAGGGATTTGTGTTGCTGCTTTCTCCAGTTCATCCATGGAGAAAAAACCTCACTTTCTGCAAAAGATGGAAATGGAAGGGCTGGAATTCAACTTTACCAGTTACTTCAGCTGAGAGAGCAGAGATGGTTCAGTTTCCTGAGCCCCCTCCATGGTCAGGAAGTGAAaaccctgtggctgcagggagaggcgGCTTTGGCCACTGCCTTTGTCCTGTGCCCACCAGCCCAAGGCTGCTGGATGGGCACTGGCCAAATCCAACTGGACACTGGCCAAATCCAACTGGACACTGGCCAAATCCAACTGGTCActggcctggggctgctggcagaaCTGGTCAATCctgcctggagctctgtggggcGATGCTAGGCTGTATGGCACCTCCAGCCATGGAAAACCAGTGGACTGTGTGGGAAGGAGGCGCTGGATTTGCCAGGATAACTCTTCTGGGCTCACCCCTGTCTGTTCCAGTCCCCAGGAGCTCAATGGATGTTCCAGGATAACTCCCCTGGGCTCACCCTGGgctctccctgtgctcaggAACTCGTCCTGCAGTTCCCtggagccctggggctgtgtttGGGAGCAGCTCCATGTCTGGAGCTGTTGCAGGATGGATTTGGAgcctcctggagctgggatcgCCCAGCTGAGGGCTCCAGGCAGGGGTCAAAGCCGTGTTTTAGCCCCTGGATGTTTGGAACCTTTGGGAATGAGCCCTCCAGAGGGCATTGTCCAGGTTTCTGCTCCTCCAGACCACCCTGAACCCCCAGATCCTCCTGTTGTGaggcccttccttccctttttgcTTTATTCTCCCGCtaattcccttcctcctccattTCATTATGGATCCTTCTGCCCCCGGAGCTGCCTGCTCTCAGCGATGAACCTCTGCTCGCTCACCAATTGACTTCTGGAAGTTTCTGTGTGAGCAGAGGggtcaggagctgctcctggtgctccgTTCCAGCCCTGGCGGTGAccttgggaaggaattttcaTCCCTGCTCGATCAAACCTGGCTCATCCCTGTGAATCCCTCAGGGGGATCCTCAGCTctccagtgctgcaggaaaGCGTCTCCCCCTCCTCGGCGAACAGGGAGAAATCAGCCAGCACTAATTACAGAGCTAATGATGAaacagagcccagctccagcaggatcGGCGTGGGAGCTCTCCCAGACtccgggatttttccagggaagcaCTGACAGGACTCAACCACCCCCCTGTGGGACAggcaggaggatttggggtcaaTCCAAAACAATCTTGGGGTTTTGCAGCCTAATTTACAGAAGGGAATAGTGTTCTGAGATCGCCTGGAACCCCTCAAGTGACTGATTTAATCTGAATGCTGCCATAATGTTTATAATTAACGTTTATAATTAAACTCGGGGTGTTGTGGGGTGCTcggagctgctgccttggctGCAGGAGGGAACTGGAGTGCCCAACTTTTCCCAAAACTGTTTTGGAAGAGTTTCCTGGTACTTGTGGCAAAATTCTGGGGCTTCATCCAGGATGGTTTAGAAAGGGATTGGAGGAAAACAGCCAGCTCGGTGTGTCTGTGGTGCCCCTGAACAAAGAGGCTGAAGTGGCCCTTTTTTGTGTCCTATAATTACCCGTATTTCATAATTGAattgtttaatttaatgaaTGTATTTAGTGATTGTTgcattttcctgcagcagctctctccAGCCCCCCGGGCCTGGCAGCAGAAGGGACGAGGTGgtggcagagcccagccctggctggggaaGAAATAAATCCCAGATATTCCTGTGGGAAGACTGGGAAACAGCTCCAAactgttccttgttttcctggctgcagaATGCggctccttttcccattttttcctgcacaGGAATTTTAATTCCACCAGGAAGcgtcttcctccttttcctcctcctcttcttccttctcccatcccaaattccacACTCAGGTGAGTGAAATTATTCCAGCCTGGGGGTGATGCCAGAGGAGGGATTGGGGCAGGATTTGTGCCTGACCCTGCTCTgtaatctcaaaaaaaaacccccaggtcacttcctggagctctggaggtGCCAGGGGTGACCTGGGGACatgttctgggattttggggtgaggagcagaggaACCCGAGTAAGGAGATATTTGCaaaagagggaaaggaggaaaagcatCAAATCCACGTGGAATTCAGCAgctagaggggaaaaaaaatgaggttCCTCCTAACCCAAACGATTCCATGATTTTAATGTGTTAGGCTGGGAGAGTGTGGGAATTAACCCTGCACAGGTGATTTGTGCAGATGTGGAATTGTGgaatttcccagctggaattgcgaggggacagcctgggatAGGGAATGACTGCTGTCCTTAAAGCGATTTTTCAGcaagaaaaaatcaggaattttagGAAGAATGGATTTAAacagagaaaggggaaaatgacCGCAGGGGAGGGAGATGGGATGTGGCTGCTGGGGGCTGGTGCCTGGttgcttccaggctggaaagctgctcctCTCATCAGGGAAATGGTTTCCCTGGGGATGGTTTCCCGGGAAAGCCAAGGCCGGGATGCTTTTCCGgggaagcagctccaggcagggtGAAATCAGCCCCGGCTGCCTCGATCTCAGCGGCGATTCTGGAGCTGAACGGGGAGACCGGCGGTGGAGCAGGACCGGCAGGGTCgggagagagcagggacaggagctccgGCCGGCACCGGCGTGGGGACGGCTcggatggagctgggacagggagcgAGAACCGGGATGGAGCGGGACAGAACCGGGATGGAGCGGGAAGAACAGGGATGGAGCGGGACAGAACTGGGATGGAGCGGGAAGAACAGGGATGGAGCGGGACAGAACCGGGATGGAGCGGGACAGAACCGGGATGGAGCGGGAAGAACAGGGATGGAGCGGGACAGAACCGGGATGGAGCGGGACAGAACCGGGATGGAGCGGGAAGAACCGGGATGGAGCGGGACAGAACCGGGATGGTGCGGGAAGAACCGAGATCGAGCGGGAAGAACAGGGATGGAGCGGGACAGAACCGGGATGGAGCGGGACAGAACCGGGATGGAGCGGGACAGAACAGGGATGGTGCGGGAAGAACCGGGATGGAGCGGGAAGAACAGGGATGGAGCGGGACAGAACCGGGATGGAGCGGGACAGAACCGGGATCGAGCGGGACAGAACCGGGATGGAGCGGGACAGAACTGGGATGGAGCGGGAAGAACAGGGATCGAGCAGGAAGAACAGCGATGGAGCGGGACAGAACAGGGATGGAGCGGGACAGAACCGGGATCGAGCAGGAAGAACCGGGATAGAGCGGGACAGAACCGGGATCGAGCGGGAAGAATCGGGATGGAGCGGGAAGAACCGGGATGGAGCGGGACAGAACCGGGATGGAGCGGGAAGAACCGGGATGGAGCGGGAAGAACCGGGATGGAGCGGGACAGaaccgggatggagcaggaagaACCGGGATGGAGCGGGACAGAACCGGGATGGAGCGGGAAGaaccgggatggagcaggaagaACAGGGATGGAGCGGGACAGAACCGGGATGGGGGAGAAAAGCCAGGACAGGGGGAGAGGAGCTCAGAGCGAGCGGGACGAGCCGGGAGGGGGACGGAAAAGCTCCGGATCAGGAAGGCAGAGCTGGAACGGGGCGGGACGATCCAGGACAGagcgggaggagccggggccgggcgggacGAGCCAGGATCGAGGAGGAGGGGCCGGGATCGAGGAGGAGGAGCCGGGATCGAGGAGGAGGAGCCGGGATCGAGGAGGAGGAGCCGGGATCGAGGAGGAGGAGCCGGCACCGGGCGCAGGCGCCGCACCGGCATCCGCTGCTCGGCCGGGCCTGGCGGTGAGGACGCGGGGGGACCCCGGACGGGGCGGCCGGAGCCGGGGGGGACCCCGGGGTGCGGGAGCGGGGGCGCGGTGGGGCCGGGGATGGGGGCGATGTGGGCCTCAGGGGTGCGGGCagtgatgataatgatgatgggGACTGGAGGCGGCACGTGGCGCTGGGGGGGCAGCGGGAAGAGAGAGGATGCAGAGATCGGGATGGGGGTACCCAGAGAAGGGGGATAGAGGGGTGCAGAGATGCTGGGAATGGGCAGGACAGGGAGATTTggggatggctgggaatgggggattttgggatgggggatAACGAGGTGCACACGGGGCCAGCACGGGGGAGCGGGTGAGATTTGTAGGGGGCGCTGGGCATCCATGGGCGGGGGTTTGCGGCTGTCCCgcgtgtgtccctgtcccccccccggagtgtccctgtcccccccaaatgtgtccctgtccccaccacGTGTGCCCCTGTCCCCCACGtatgtccctgtccccacgtatgtccctgtcccccccggagtgtccctgtgccccccaaatgtgtccctgtccccaccacgtgtgcccctgtcccctccaaatgtgtccctgtccccacgtgtgtccctgtcccccacgtatgtccctgtcccccccaaatgtgtccctgtccccaccacgtgtgcccctgtcccccccatgtgtgcccctgtcccccccatgtgtgcccctgtcccctccaaatgtgtccctgtcccccacgtgtgtccctgtcccccaggagtgtccctgtcccccccacatgtgtccctgtcccccccacgtgtgtccctgtcccccccacgtgtgtccctgtcccccccccggagtgtccctgtcccccccaaatgtgtccctgtcccccccacgtgtgtccctgtcccccccaggagtgcccctgtcccccaggagtgtccctgtccccaggagtgtccctgtgtccctccaggctccctgctgctctccatgGACGGTGTTTTCCTGTCGCCCAGCGAGGATGAGTTCGTGGGCAGGATcgtggaggagctggagcagttcctgctgcaggggcagcacCAGCGGTGGGTCCTGGCCTGGGgggagcccctgggagctgcagagacaCGCTGGGACTGCAGCTcaggctttgctttgttttcctggggtgaaagcagcagcatttggggtctgcctggggagctccctgtgctgggctcggTGTGGAATCCCCTCCTCTGGCCACACCTTCAGGCAGAGTTTTGTGGCTTTTACTGCTCAGCCTGGTTCCACCTggatctgctcccagcccaggagctgACCCTGGGGTGCTGGGCAGGAGCAAGGGCAGTGCtgagctcagctccctgccagctcgCTGTGACCATCAGTATttgtttcagtgcttttttattttattacaaaacATTTGGCAAAGGAATTCCCTGTGCAGTTGTCAAACACTCAGGGACAAatgacagcagtgacactgaACGTGGGGTTTGTTTATCCAGTCTTGGGTTATTCCTGCTTTCTGGAGTGGGACTGGAGGAAGGGGATCAGTAGCAGCTTTCTGCTGGTGCTTCCCAGCCTTTCTCATATGGATACAGCAGGAATGCGAGTCCAGGCCTTGGGGTCAGGCATTCCCAGCCTCCCCTTGCTCTGTTTTATGTGTAAAATGTG contains:
- the LOC131589715 gene encoding D(1) dopamine receptor-like encodes the protein MDGFYPSAGRAGQDVLNATSWAEQSHSPLSLRVVTATCLALLILSTLLGNALVCVAVLRFPQLRSKVTNLFVLSLAVSDLLLAVLVMPWRAATDVLGSWPFGAFCDLWVAFDIMCCTASILHLCLISLERYWAIADPFCHQRRVTQRAALVAIGVAWLLSLLISLVPVQLRWHKEPPSREQLGLNSSVEEGSCDSSLSRTYAISSSLISFYIPVAIMLLTYGRLFLIARRQLRGISSLERPAGHAWSCPQEISLKNSLKKETKVLQTLSIIMGVFMCCWLPFFVLNCLVPFCNTEPGSPGALPCVSRTVLSTFTWLGWANSALNPIIYTFNAEFRSAFASLLGWDHLCPGSAVEVVTFSKELVSFHHDTAGHRALETPSHPQLLPHAVPQMENHEVTLERVSLGSSPHQEPFPECRSPIRPGRIPPPSHSAFH